The following are encoded in a window of Harmonia axyridis chromosome 7, icHarAxyr1.1, whole genome shotgun sequence genomic DNA:
- the LOC123684541 gene encoding uncharacterized protein LOC123684541, whose translation MRRRHIQQWILWILWSTLFHGIFCADDEITNRERNKTSRDVFNPRMDYDQWKPLGRGDPLKNDPTYDYVPPVLDRVHYWIDPSSRKPDSSVSENHKTEILLLGVSSKKPSTGSYSADSRKDVYDSFIKFVDGPKLNSNQRMSRPQFNTDYYHQFNRKQFSERNAYSKGSDQRIPYTILVPPPLSFNKPSTSQPLPLSTFSDVVFSSSPRPSDSSKTSSTVTSFTISPPSKEFSSTSSDVTIQPSNLIYSSSSYSNPEEWKKPVTEMTRYTWKTTSSANSIHSNRNKINNNYKDIVFAEKPNPESFIQIDFSSPNLSYSHNPLLEAGSDHNINFIAAPSFGPNLEIMHKGEVSDDNLDISNTYVKIGKTEAQVHASDDVALPIIAQPISPPDMNNMKVFSHIEHPMQDDILTYTPLTLQTLQDMQTMQPPPVTMSPVFTKPSTPMMLPKKQKNENSNEVFPTQSSNFRTQPLRGVNVETTTEFYTTTSTALTTDPIFKHYKQPMEPMRGPLYLIIQGHSKVKTYGASKALHGIAIQETNDISDGREENDNYAVEHLHNYPIKPEEDKKFRHGRSEALQTLKHVVETGLGAIKTSDLEGVDNIDRSDMKETELQSGFEVSSGIVSNEKYHKGIVEAARKLKNFSET comes from the exons ATGAGACGACGACATATTCAACAGTGGATTTTATGGATATTATGGTCCACCTTATTCCATGGCATTTTCTGTGCTGATGACGAAATAACCAACAGAG aaagaaaCAAAACTAGTCGAGACGTATTCAACCCTCGAATGGACTACGACCAATGGAAACCATTAGGAAGAGGTGATCCACTGAAGAACGACCCAACGTACGACTACGTACCACCAGTCCTCGATCGTGTCCACTATTGGATTGATCCATCGTCAAGAAAACCAGATTCTTCAGTCTCCGAAAACCACAAAACCGAAATTTTGCTTCTTGGCGTTTCATCCAAAAAACCTAGCACTGGAAGTTACTCTGCAGATTCAAGAAAAGATGTTTACGATTCTTTTATTAAATTCGTTGACGGTCCCAAACTGAACAGCAATCAAAGAATGTCGCGACCACAGTTCAATACAGATTACTACCATCAATTCAACAGGAAGCAGTTTTCTGAAAGAAATGCATATTCCAAAGGAAGCGATCAAAGAATTCCTTACACTATCTTAGTGCCACCACCTTTATCCTTCAACAAACCAAGTACTTCTCAACCCCTTCCCTTATCGACATTTTCCGATGTTGTATTTTCGTCATCTCCAAGACCTTCAGATTCTtccaaaacttcttcaaccgTGACTTCATTCACAATATCACCCCCTTCGAAGGAATTTTCGTCAACATCTTCAGATGTAACAATTCAACCGTCCAACCTAATTTATTCTTCGAGTAGCTACAGCAATCCTGAAGAATGGAAAAAGCCTGTTACTGAAATGACCAGATACACGTGGAAAACCACTTCCTCAGCAAATTCCATCCATTCAAACaggaataaaatcaacaacaattaTAAAGATATTGTATTCGCTGAAAAACCAAACCCTGAATCCTTCATACAGATAGATTTCAGCTCACCCAATTTGAGTTACTCCCACAATCCATTGTTAGAGGCTGGAAGTGATCATAATATCAATTTCATAGCCGCTCCATCATTTGGGCCTAATCTAGAAATAATGCATAAAGGAGAAGTTTCTGATGATAATCTCGACATTTCTAATACCTACGTGAAAATTGGTAAAACTGAGGCTCAGGTACATGCTTCTGATGATGTTGCTCTGCCTATAATTGCTCAACCGATCAGTCCACCGGATATGAACAATATGAAAGTCTTCTCCCATATAGAGCACCCGATGCAAGATGATATATTAACCTATACCCCATTGACTCTACAGACCTTGCAAGATATGCAAACAATGCAACCTCCTCCAGTTACAATGAGTCCAGTCTTCACCAAACCTAGTACTCCAATGATGTTGCCGAAGAAGCAaaaaaatgagaactcaaaTGAAGTGTTCCCAACGCAATCTAGTAACTTCCGAACCCAACCCTTAAGAGGAGTGAATGTCGAAACAACTACTGAGTTTTACACAACAACTTCAACAGCGTTGACAACGGACCCCATTTTCAAACATTACAAGCAACCTATGGAACCAATGAGGGGTCCTCTCTATCTTATTATACAAGGCCACTCTAAAGTAAAAACTTACGGAGCGAGCAAAGCTCTTCACGGAATAGCTATACAAGAAACCAATGATATTTCAGACGGAAGAGAGGAAAATGACAATTATGCAGTTGAACATTTACACAATTATCCAATCAAACCGGAAGAAGATAAGAAGTTTCGACACGGTCGATCTGAAGCACTTCAGACTCTTAAACACGTTGTTGAAACTGGACTAGGTGCCATAAAAACTTCCGATCTTGAAGGTGTTGACAACATCGATAGATCAGATATGAAAGAAACAGAATTACAAAGTGGTTTTGAGGTATCTTCTGGCATTGTTTCTAACGAGAAGTATCACAAGGGCATAGTAGAAGCTGCTAGAAAGCTGAAGAATTTCAGTGAAACTTGA